The Gloeothece verrucosa PCC 7822 genome contains a region encoding:
- a CDS encoding ATP-binding protein: MKVKLSETGHEQIKTRWTQKQKEGWTREHLCTEASQFAEPDTPWKEFFNVRRYALNCTPETLDRFLRGEVIQWQGFLAFCQALNIEPSRVAELDNLLEKLTQNIAPIWVGRESVQSELLNKLKGDCRIMVITGITGIGKTALAYKLAEVLCQDGFPPEVPIDFDGFNQPDNQQSQPTAQNFTSVAIELLHRVDEPVTGTQAKNPQQLLNKLVDNLVAHRRLIWLDSVENLLEGKTEDGSNRFKDPLWRHFFQKIVEAEAFPSRIVITSQDKPADFKTFGQTNYWHIEAITGLNAEERIQLFQRLFEQAEVDLILDGTNRAHLKYIGEIYEGHPLALRLIAGDIINRLNGNIVRYWEENKDRFRRVKRMIDEAEQADINDYYKTNILSNKSEKENLIKKILEEEIQGTIDRLESFFETAYLLLIYGSVYPYFELKQAWFFQLQLYLEYEEEALELALLTLFNRYLVEIQQHPGNEIHIKQHNLIRNVAFKNLKTPKNKRDK; the protein is encoded by the coding sequence ATGAAGGTAAAACTCTCTGAAACGGGACATGAGCAAATCAAAACACGATGGACGCAAAAGCAAAAAGAAGGCTGGACTAGAGAGCATCTATGTACAGAAGCTAGTCAATTTGCTGAACCTGATACTCCCTGGAAAGAATTTTTTAATGTCCGAAGATACGCTTTGAACTGCACACCAGAGACTTTAGATCGGTTTTTAAGAGGCGAAGTCATTCAATGGCAAGGTTTTCTCGCATTTTGCCAAGCTTTGAATATCGAGCCTTCAAGAGTCGCTGAACTTGATAATCTCTTAGAAAAACTGACGCAAAACATTGCCCCCATCTGGGTTGGACGAGAGTCTGTTCAAAGTGAATTACTCAACAAGCTAAAAGGGGACTGTCGCATTATGGTAATTACGGGAATAACAGGTATTGGAAAAACAGCCCTAGCTTACAAATTAGCGGAAGTTTTATGCCAAGACGGTTTTCCTCCTGAAGTCCCCATCGATTTTGATGGATTTAATCAACCCGATAATCAACAATCCCAACCCACAGCACAAAACTTTACCAGTGTGGCTATTGAGTTGTTACATCGCGTCGATGAACCTGTGACGGGAACACAAGCAAAGAACCCACAACAATTATTAAATAAATTGGTTGATAATCTTGTAGCCCATCGTCGGTTGATTTGGCTTGATTCAGTAGAAAATCTCTTAGAAGGAAAAACTGAAGATGGCAGTAATCGATTTAAAGATCCTCTCTGGCGACACTTTTTTCAAAAGATAGTAGAAGCCGAAGCTTTTCCGAGTAGAATTGTGATTACTTCTCAAGACAAACCGGCAGATTTTAAAACATTTGGTCAGACAAATTATTGGCATATTGAGGCAATAACTGGATTAAATGCAGAGGAAAGAATTCAACTATTTCAACGCTTGTTTGAACAAGCAGAAGTCGATTTGATTCTCGATGGAACTAACCGCGCTCATCTTAAATACATTGGAGAAATTTATGAAGGACATCCTCTTGCTTTACGCTTAATTGCCGGTGATATTATTAATAGATTAAATGGAAATATAGTGAGATATTGGGAGGAAAATAAAGATCGATTTAGACGAGTAAAAAGAATGATTGATGAAGCTGAACAGGCAGACATCAATGATTATTATAAAACCAATATATTAAGTAATAAATCGGAGAAAGAAAACTTAATCAAAAAAATTTTAGAAGAGGAGATTCAAGGGACAATAGATAGACTTGAATCTTTTTTTGAAACGGCTTATTTGTTGCTAATTTATGGCTCAGTTTATCCCTATTTTGAATTAAAACAAGCCTGGTTTTTTCAACTTCAGTTATATTTAGAATATGAAGAAGAAGCTTTAGAACTAGCTCTTCTTACTTTGTTCAACCGTTATTTAGTAGAAATTCAACAACACCCAGGAAATGAAATACATATCAAACAGCATAATTTAATTCGCAATGTTGCTTTTAAGAATTTAAAAACACCCAAAAATAAGCGTGATAAATAA
- a CDS encoding tetratricopeptide repeat protein, translating into MINNFDFAELRVKEKLKNVNFTAFGELVQVKQKGENLAATGSHFEKAHFGAFIWHLIGYERYIKDKTGQDLSVQERAKRYVDAFLCLCQLDWYKEAKHLFDLPLKIDEQTSFPLYKQLRIWGRYEDEIKLCKGLLGHLDDATNFICLNELGYIYRELGQFPKALKYAEQLLSLAEELNNSFWKARGEGNIATIYGILGEYEKAKKSLEQTLNLAQLLPESPEKNEIVNVAYLNLGNFYGYQGQIDQAISCFNQHLKWTEDTQNYIDQATAFRNLGEAFHRINDLKNAFSYTQKSLELSQEFHDEAGIIFSLGNLGAIYGQQGNFAQAQKCFEEEKKKASDISDLASLAHACIGLGEIYSITQKDDLAYQHLQQGLDIAQKIGEQYLELETLIRLAEFEEKTHDIESGINYWKQALILAQELNNLSLNEKCEQNLKRLLDT; encoded by the coding sequence ATGATAAATAATTTTGACTTTGCTGAATTACGAGTTAAAGAAAAACTGAAAAATGTCAATTTTACTGCTTTTGGAGAACTCGTTCAAGTTAAACAAAAAGGAGAAAATTTAGCCGCCACGGGAAGTCATTTTGAAAAAGCTCATTTTGGAGCATTTATTTGGCATTTAATCGGTTATGAACGCTATATAAAAGACAAGACAGGACAAGATTTATCTGTTCAAGAACGGGCGAAACGTTATGTAGATGCCTTCCTCTGCTTATGTCAATTAGATTGGTATAAAGAGGCAAAACATTTGTTTGATTTGCCCTTAAAAATAGATGAGCAAACTTCTTTTCCCCTATATAAACAATTACGTATCTGGGGACGTTACGAAGATGAAATAAAATTGTGTAAAGGATTATTAGGGCATCTTGATGATGCAACGAATTTTATCTGTTTAAATGAACTAGGTTATATTTATCGAGAACTGGGACAATTTCCTAAAGCACTCAAGTACGCTGAGCAACTCTTGTCCTTAGCTGAGGAATTAAATAATTCTTTTTGGAAAGCAAGAGGAGAAGGAAACATAGCAACAATCTATGGGATACTAGGTGAGTATGAAAAAGCCAAAAAGAGTCTTGAGCAAACTTTGAATTTAGCTCAACTTCTTCCCGAATCTCCAGAAAAAAACGAGATTGTGAATGTTGCTTATTTAAACCTTGGGAATTTTTATGGCTATCAGGGACAAATTGATCAAGCTATCTCTTGTTTTAATCAGCATTTAAAATGGACTGAAGACACTCAAAATTATATTGATCAAGCAACTGCATTCAGGAATTTAGGAGAGGCTTTTCACCGCATTAATGATTTAAAAAACGCTTTTAGTTATACTCAGAAAAGTCTCGAATTATCCCAGGAATTTCATGATGAAGCAGGAATAATTTTTTCCTTGGGAAACTTGGGAGCAATTTATGGTCAACAGGGTAATTTCGCTCAAGCTCAAAAATGTTTTGAGGAAGAAAAGAAAAAAGCTTCAGATATTTCAGATCTAGCTAGTCTTGCCCATGCTTGCATTGGGTTAGGAGAAATTTATAGTATCACTCAAAAAGATGATTTAGCTTATCAACATCTTCAGCAAGGTTTAGACATAGCTCAAAAGATTGGAGAGCAATATCTAGAATTAGAAACTCTGATTAGATTAGCAGAATTTGAAGAAAAAACCCATGATATAGAGTCGGGTATTAATTACTGGAAACAAGCCTTAATACTAGCTCAAGAATTGAATAATCTTTCCCTCAACGAAAAATGTGAACAAAATTTGAAAAGGTTGTTAGATACATAG
- a CDS encoding vWA domain-containing protein, protein MMKKFIVLSTIIDSSIPKLSLSLLMLGTLSLPSWGQVKTVEVVRDPIVEKEEVTLRVKVTDTADKPMIQLQDTDFNLEVVDIENNKTYNDVTFNWKSPEETIPPPAWIIVLLDMSGSMAKEDSRGTTKIEGAIKAIREFTEIAKDRGGNTQVSIVPFGDPGKNCAGYPIDSNTLDNFSRVDDAKLQIFLDNLASLSPCASTNLYEPLSKAVRFLGKKNDSRFYPLDSSGNPIEPQPRLSIILLSDGYHNKPNEAQDFQSLNQLLKKNNQIIVHTLGYGLTAQQLGQKYQLGEPANRSHVNLKKVPEDEFVDEKRLQEIAKVTGGISEFSGDADAIAENLQLFLNALLGEYEISYLQPNPDRGRPYQVSVLVQNIKSQPKKYRITIFGRSLPLKVRLIMLLIIIFILGVGGVIPFYIWGQQLKRQVT, encoded by the coding sequence ATGATGAAAAAGTTTATCGTTTTGTCTACTATAATCGATTCCTCGATCCCCAAGCTTAGTCTATCTTTATTAATGTTAGGAACTCTGAGTCTGCCGAGTTGGGGACAAGTCAAAACGGTTGAGGTTGTACGTGACCCCATTGTAGAAAAAGAAGAAGTAACCCTTCGCGTCAAAGTCACAGATACGGCAGATAAACCGATGATACAACTACAAGATACAGACTTCAATCTTGAAGTAGTCGATATAGAAAATAACAAAACTTATAATGACGTAACATTTAATTGGAAATCCCCAGAAGAAACCATACCGCCTCCAGCTTGGATTATTGTTTTATTAGATATGAGCGGCAGTATGGCAAAAGAAGACAGTCGAGGAACCACTAAAATTGAAGGAGCAATTAAAGCCATTCGAGAATTTACAGAAATAGCTAAAGACCGAGGAGGCAATACTCAAGTTTCTATTGTACCTTTCGGCGACCCAGGAAAAAATTGTGCTGGATACCCTATTGACAGTAATACCTTAGATAATTTTTCTCGTGTTGATGATGCAAAATTACAAATTTTCTTAGATAATTTAGCTAGTCTTTCCCCTTGTGCTTCTACTAATCTTTATGAACCTCTCAGTAAAGCAGTTAGATTTTTAGGTAAAAAAAATGATTCCCGTTTTTATCCGCTTGATTCATCAGGGAACCCGATAGAACCTCAACCTAGGCTGTCTATTATTCTTCTCTCAGATGGCTATCATAATAAACCTAATGAAGCCCAAGATTTTCAATCCTTAAATCAGCTTTTGAAAAAAAATAATCAAATCATTGTACATACTTTAGGCTATGGATTGACGGCTCAACAACTAGGTCAAAAATACCAGCTTGGAGAACCAGCAAACCGTAGTCATGTCAATCTTAAAAAAGTCCCTGAAGATGAATTTGTCGATGAAAAAAGATTACAAGAGATTGCAAAAGTTACAGGAGGAATTTCGGAATTTTCTGGAGATGCTGATGCTATTGCCGAAAACCTTCAACTGTTTCTTAATGCTTTATTGGGAGAGTATGAAATTTCCTATCTTCAACCTAATCCTGACCGAGGAAGACCTTATCAGGTTAGTGTGTTAGTCCAAAATATTAAATCACAACCGAAAAAATATCGGATCACTATTTTTGGTCGCTCACTGCCTTTAAAAGTCCGTTTAATAATGTTATTAATAATTATTTTTATTTTGGGAGTTGGCGGAGTTATTCCCTTTTATATTTGGGGACAACAGCTAAAACGTCAAGTGACATAA
- a CDS encoding ARC6/PARC6 family protein encodes MNKIPLIVTCVSLCGCGTISQAVQNLKPTSNQSTSTSQVTCPNKPIGVLPNTKMITLSNQPITVSDNASTTNAVGFVFQGKAGENLSYNTKNNDICIWVIQPNNQILNGTTLPTDGKYIIQVSTKQGSGTFSLEMSLGPLQSSQPSQPSQPSQPSQPSQPSQPSQPSQPQNQQPITINHPSTSSSTNSSSITQQEAVQLVANWYTAKPQIFGQSFNESLVSQYATGNLYYETLQKDGGGSVGWLRSNGCYYTYDFSNIQQVLSFDPSSSQPSINIQVTERLQLQGPSSAGCSQPPKTYTANATYWFAQDNGVWKIERYKVR; translated from the coding sequence ATGAACAAAATACCTCTGATTGTAACTTGTGTTTCTCTGTGTGGCTGTGGAACAATTTCTCAAGCTGTACAAAATTTAAAACCTACATCTAATCAATCAACATCAACTTCTCAGGTAACTTGTCCAAACAAACCAATAGGAGTTTTACCGAATACTAAAATGATTACTCTTTCCAATCAACCTATTACTGTATCGGATAACGCAAGTACAACAAATGCAGTAGGGTTTGTTTTTCAAGGAAAAGCCGGAGAAAACCTAAGTTACAATACAAAAAATAATGATATTTGTATTTGGGTTATTCAACCCAATAATCAAATCTTAAATGGCACAACATTACCAACAGATGGAAAATATATCATTCAAGTTAGCACTAAACAAGGCTCAGGAACTTTTAGTTTAGAGATGAGTTTAGGACCATTACAAAGCTCTCAACCCTCTCAACCCTCTCAACCCTCTCAACCCTCTCAACCCTCTCAACCCTCTCAACCTTCTCAACCCTCTCAACCTCAAAATCAACAACCAATTACGATTAATCATCCTTCCACTTCATCTTCAACTAATTCATCTTCTATCACTCAACAAGAAGCTGTTCAACTTGTAGCTAATTGGTACACCGCTAAACCTCAGATATTTGGCCAGTCTTTTAATGAAAGTTTAGTTAGCCAATATGCTACAGGAAATCTTTACTACGAAACTTTACAAAAAGATGGAGGCGGTTCTGTCGGATGGTTAAGAAGTAATGGATGTTACTACACTTATGATTTTTCCAACATTCAACAAGTTCTCTCATTTGATCCATCTAGTTCTCAACCTTCTATAAATATTCAAGTCACTGAGAGACTGCAATTACAGGGACCATCAAGCGCTGGATGTAGTCAACCTCCTAAAACTTATACCGCAAATGCTACTTATTGGTTTGCACAAGACAATGGAGTTTGGAAAATTGAACGTTATAAAGTAAGGTGA
- a CDS encoding serine hydrolase yields MDKLPRKKPKKKPKKTPKINLIRISFKYPLVWATLITASFAFYLNFMVQQNTTCEDIVTDHNSSIYKPVKLHKNQQICYNIHVKKGQQFRLLTNYPANLETPDKLKEIFLGINPKSFQTPGIYKLTSNKVEQDVTYQTILKFIPQYTTSNLPNLPELPPSQSQVTPPTNSAKKTEQSSPLTPPASNEQAQFVYNVNQEPNFHPDPKLEKIVDNIVNLAQSRGLPINQLSISLLNLNPYQCCSYAGYEENTLRYPASIVKLFWLVAFYAQKNQQNYFPQEISLQEQKLLSKMIRDSDNESASVILDQITQTKSSLKKLSENKFELWKNKRYQINNFFRNAGYDNINITQKTFPIPNLLNSPEGPDLQIRQLNGQQSPPIRNKITTHHVARLLYEIYAGQAISQDYSLATMDLLKRDLFPSAWKEKLYDAIEEFLGQGIYTLFSNNPNSVQFYSKMGWTFGTRNDGAIILSNKANYILVIFGDDPKYYEDKQFFPLVSQEVYQEISKLP; encoded by the coding sequence ATGGATAAATTACCTCGAAAAAAACCGAAAAAAAAGCCCAAAAAAACACCAAAAATCAATCTAATCAGAATTTCATTTAAATATCCTTTAGTTTGGGCTACTTTAATAACAGCTAGTTTTGCTTTTTATTTAAACTTTATGGTTCAACAAAATACAACTTGTGAAGATATAGTAACTGATCATAATAGTTCTATTTATAAACCCGTTAAATTACATAAAAATCAACAGATTTGTTATAATATTCACGTCAAAAAAGGTCAACAATTTCGTCTTTTAACTAATTATCCTGCTAACTTAGAAACGCCTGATAAACTCAAAGAAATATTTTTAGGCATTAATCCAAAATCTTTCCAGACTCCAGGCATTTATAAATTAACCTCAAATAAAGTTGAACAAGACGTTACTTATCAGACAATATTAAAATTTATTCCTCAATATACTACATCCAATCTTCCTAATTTACCTGAACTACCCCCATCTCAATCTCAAGTTACACCGCCAACAAACTCAGCAAAAAAAACAGAGCAATCTTCTCCTTTAACCCCCCCAGCGAGCAATGAGCAAGCACAATTTGTCTATAATGTCAACCAAGAGCCGAATTTTCATCCTGACCCTAAACTCGAAAAAATTGTGGACAATATTGTCAATTTAGCTCAATCAAGAGGCTTACCCATCAATCAATTATCAATTAGTTTATTAAATCTTAATCCATATCAATGTTGTAGTTATGCTGGATATGAAGAAAACACGCTAAGGTATCCGGCTAGTATTGTTAAATTATTTTGGTTGGTGGCTTTTTATGCACAAAAGAATCAGCAAAATTATTTTCCTCAAGAAATCTCTTTACAAGAACAAAAACTTTTATCTAAAATGATTAGAGACTCAGACAATGAATCAGCAAGTGTTATTCTGGATCAGATTACTCAAACCAAATCAAGCCTTAAGAAACTTTCTGAAAATAAATTTGAATTATGGAAAAATAAACGTTATCAAATAAACAATTTTTTTAGGAATGCTGGTTATGATAATATTAATATTACTCAAAAAACCTTTCCTATTCCCAATTTATTAAATAGTCCCGAAGGACCCGACCTACAAATTCGCCAACTCAATGGGCAACAATCTCCCCCCATTAGAAATAAAATTACAACTCATCATGTTGCTCGTTTGCTCTATGAAATTTATGCAGGACAAGCTATTTCGCAAGACTACAGTCTTGCCACGATGGACTTATTAAAACGTGATTTATTTCCTAGCGCATGGAAAGAAAAACTTTATGATGCAATTGAAGAATTTTTAGGTCAGGGAATTTATACCCTTTTTTCCAATAATCCTAATTCTGTTCAATTTTATTCCAAAATGGGCTGGACATTTGGGACTCGTAATGATGGAGCCATTATTCTCTCAAATAAAGCTAATTATATTTTAGTTATTTTTGGGGATGATCCTAAATATTATGAAGATAAACAATTTTTTCCTCTAGTTTCCCAAGAAGTTTATCAAGAAATTTCCAAACTTCCTTGA
- a CDS encoding vWA domain-containing protein produces the protein MRRTISKPLLFGFYGAIGCLIAALLFGETLLYFTRLPPTLEKTPQEIVLLIDCSGSMDGNKLSEVKTAATSFVQRQDLITNRIAVMGFGSGVQLGTPLTSDVNVLQTAIANLYDGGGTMMDQALTAATDQLHNASASLESAIPSGENQHILLFTDGVAADPYNTLVAGQTAQNAQINIVAVATGDADTNFLSQLTGDPNLVFYANTGNFDAAFQAAEKAIYSKQLVESNASGNYGLVLGSLRIGGWTGLLALGTSLALIIGQNHYLHRRLLSFSELSLGITGGFLAGLIAGSSGQVIYTPVSEIPLLSLVGRVVGWTILGLLVGSGMSLFVPNLKLNRALIGGGMGGIAGAGGFLVATDYFGEIPARLIGAAILGFFIGLMIALIEQISSQARLIVHWSPKEQTSITLGEQPVILGSSNKAHVHLSQAQGFYPTTAKIYQEGASIIMQYDNEYGQAKGMKKLRHELKNGDRRQFGQLTLEIQIK, from the coding sequence ATGAGAAGAACTATTAGTAAGCCTCTGCTGTTTGGGTTTTATGGAGCGATCGGTTGCCTCATTGCCGCTTTACTTTTTGGAGAAACTTTACTCTATTTCACCCGCTTACCTCCTACTCTAGAAAAAACTCCTCAAGAAATAGTTTTACTCATAGACTGCTCTGGCAGCATGGATGGCAACAAACTGAGCGAAGTCAAAACCGCCGCTACTAGCTTTGTGCAGCGCCAAGACTTAATCACTAATCGCATTGCGGTCATGGGATTTGGCAGTGGTGTACAGTTAGGAACTCCTCTGACCTCTGATGTCAATGTTCTACAAACAGCGATCGCTAATTTATACGACGGAGGGGGGACAATGATGGATCAGGCACTTACGGCTGCCACAGACCAACTACATAACGCCTCTGCATCCCTTGAAAGTGCTATTCCATCTGGAGAAAACCAGCATATTCTCCTCTTTACCGATGGAGTAGCAGCAGATCCCTACAATACCCTGGTTGCCGGACAAACAGCGCAAAATGCTCAAATTAATATAGTTGCAGTGGCAACCGGCGACGCTGACACCAATTTTTTGAGCCAACTCACAGGCGATCCTAATTTAGTTTTCTATGCCAACACAGGAAATTTTGATGCCGCTTTTCAAGCCGCCGAAAAAGCCATCTACAGTAAACAATTGGTAGAATCAAACGCTTCTGGTAACTACGGCCTTGTTTTAGGAAGCTTACGCATAGGAGGATGGACAGGACTTTTAGCCTTGGGGACTTCTTTAGCTTTAATTATCGGCCAAAATCACTACCTACACCGTCGCTTGCTTTCCTTCAGTGAGTTAAGTTTAGGGATAACAGGAGGTTTCCTAGCTGGATTAATCGCTGGTTCAAGTGGTCAAGTGATCTATACGCCAGTCTCAGAAATCCCTCTTTTGAGTTTAGTTGGTAGAGTTGTAGGATGGACAATCTTAGGCTTATTAGTGGGGAGCGGGATGTCTTTATTTGTTCCCAATCTTAAGCTTAATCGAGCCTTAATCGGTGGCGGAATGGGAGGAATAGCAGGTGCTGGTGGTTTTTTAGTCGCTACCGATTATTTTGGCGAAATCCCCGCTCGTCTCATCGGAGCCGCAATTCTCGGTTTTTTCATTGGTTTGATGATTGCTTTAATTGAACAGATTAGCAGTCAAGCTCGATTAATTGTACATTGGAGTCCGAAAGAACAAACCAGCATAACTCTAGGAGAGCAACCTGTAATTCTCGGTAGTTCTAACAAAGCTCATGTGCATCTTTCTCAAGCACAAGGATTTTATCCAACGACTGCCAAAATTTATCAAGAAGGAGCCAGTATTATCATGCAATATGACAACGAATATGGACAAGCTAAAGGAATGAAAAAACTTAGACATGAATTAAAAAATGGAGATCGTCGCCAATTTGGTCAACTCACTTTGGAAATTCAAATAAAGTAA
- a CDS encoding vWA domain-containing protein, which yields MLNVSITPHREFFPADTADQRLFIMLKLRPTKEVSNSRPSTSFAFVIDTSGSMDEVVTGGKSKKSIVIESLYQLVRSGRLTQDDHIAIIEFHDQASTLIGLTPATQVFQLENAIARLNDFSGGTCMGKGMNEALVLLTNQSMTSRRVLIFTDGETFDEEDCEIIAQQFSNQGISITAMGVGDEFNEDLLIHKISDPTGGRLYPLVIGNATGLQVSITELPKILFEEHQQAKDEVINNLTLSVKTVKGVELIRVTRVYPDQAEFPLIQQPYFIGAAKANDETIFILEFSVDSRATSRVRIAQLGLTYDIPGLNKRGEFPPQNVVAQFVGGQGGAAQVNQEVMGYVQQRNISQLVNDATRVAENNPEQAEKLLETARRMTVKIGNKAMEESLNEGIDELRKTKKISAGTRKTVKMGSKGKTVKMGADINDELSDEQIRQISGT from the coding sequence ATGCTCAACGTCTCTATCACCCCGCATCGAGAATTTTTCCCCGCCGATACTGCCGATCAAAGACTTTTTATTATGCTGAAACTACGACCCACTAAAGAAGTTTCTAACAGTCGTCCTTCCACCAGTTTTGCTTTTGTAATTGATACCAGTGGCTCAATGGATGAAGTCGTTACTGGAGGAAAATCTAAAAAAAGTATTGTCATTGAATCTTTATATCAATTAGTCAGATCGGGACGTTTAACCCAAGACGATCACATAGCGATCATTGAATTTCATGACCAAGCTTCTACCCTCATCGGATTGACACCAGCTACCCAAGTTTTTCAATTAGAAAATGCTATAGCTAGACTCAACGACTTTAGCGGTGGAACCTGTATGGGAAAAGGAATGAATGAAGCCTTAGTTTTACTGACTAACCAAAGCATGACCAGCCGTCGAGTTTTAATCTTTACCGATGGGGAAACCTTTGATGAAGAAGACTGTGAAATTATCGCCCAACAGTTTAGTAATCAAGGAATTTCTATCACAGCAATGGGAGTAGGAGATGAATTCAATGAAGACTTACTCATTCATAAAATTAGTGATCCAACTGGCGGTCGTCTTTATCCTCTGGTGATCGGAAATGCAACAGGACTTCAAGTTTCAATTACTGAGCTACCAAAAATTCTTTTTGAAGAACATCAACAAGCCAAAGATGAAGTCATTAATAATTTAACTTTGAGCGTCAAAACGGTTAAAGGGGTAGAACTGATTCGTGTTACTCGTGTTTATCCTGATCAAGCTGAATTTCCCTTAATTCAACAACCTTATTTTATTGGTGCAGCAAAAGCCAATGATGAAACGATTTTTATTTTAGAATTTAGTGTAGATAGTCGTGCTACCTCTAGAGTTCGCATCGCCCAATTAGGGCTAACTTATGATATTCCAGGACTCAACAAACGGGGAGAATTTCCCCCTCAAAATGTAGTTGCTCAATTTGTTGGCGGACAAGGAGGAGCCGCTCAAGTTAACCAAGAAGTTATGGGATATGTCCAACAACGTAATATTTCCCAATTAGTTAACGATGCCACCAGAGTCGCTGAAAACAACCCTGAACAAGCAGAAAAACTTCTAGAAACTGCACGGCGAATGACGGTAAAAATTGGCAATAAAGCAATGGAAGAATCCCTTAATGAAGGAATTGACGAACTGCGTAAAACTAAAAAAATTTCGGCAGGAACTCGTAAAACCGTCAAAATGGGTTCAAAAGGTAAAACTGTCAAAATGGGGGCTGATATTAATGATGAATTATCAGATGAACAAATTCGCCAAATTTCGGGAACTTAA
- a CDS encoding FHA domain-containing protein: MTIVCNVCGYDQNTDDAEFCDACGAELTAVVTTPSFTPSSPPVEEDFEIPTPSFNSFTPSPSPMVASTARLVAKQPNAPIPEFLIESSAIIGIFDPDTGPVDIDLENFLGNETVSRNHAEIYTEGDVWKIKDLGSTNGVFIKPINQTRYGARITAPESLKSGDEIAIAKIRFLFQSP, translated from the coding sequence ATGACTATTGTTTGTAATGTTTGTGGCTACGATCAAAATACCGATGATGCAGAATTTTGTGATGCTTGCGGCGCAGAATTAACCGCAGTAGTAACCACACCCTCATTCACTCCTTCTTCTCCTCCAGTAGAAGAAGATTTTGAGATTCCCACTCCTAGTTTTAACTCCTTTACTCCTAGCCCTTCCCCTATGGTTGCCTCAACGGCGCGACTGGTCGCCAAACAACCTAATGCCCCTATCCCCGAATTTCTCATCGAAAGTTCAGCCATTATCGGTATTTTTGATCCTGATACTGGACCGGTAGATATTGATTTAGAAAACTTTCTCGGCAATGAAACTGTTTCTCGCAATCATGCTGAAATTTACACCGAAGGAGACGTTTGGAAAATTAAAGATTTGGGGTCAACCAATGGTGTATTTATCAAACCGATCAACCAAACTCGCTACGGGGCAAGAATTACAGCCCCAGAAAGCTTAAAATCTGGAGATGAAATTGCGATCGCTAAAATTCGCTTTCTTTTCCAAAGTCCTTAA